A single Bacteroidota bacterium DNA region contains:
- a CDS encoding cation diffusion facilitator family transporter, with protein MGNHSHRHENPSGRLFISILLNGLITLAEIVGGIFSNSLALISDAIHNLGDTLALILAWLANNVSGKKPNARRTFGYKRFEILSAFMNASILTAISIYLIYEAILRFLHPEPIRSALMLIIAVIGLVANLISMLFLRGDSNKSLNIKAPYVHLLGDTLSSGAVIGGAILIYFTKVVWIDPVLTLIISVVIIFQAFKILRESINILMQSAPENLNLDEIKIYLEKHPLIRNIHHVHCWQLQDHDILFEAHIETSEDLLLSESCELLKEVEDILRKNFHITHTTLQVEFNVCGDKAMIKQP; from the coding sequence ATGGGAAATCATTCACATCGTCATGAAAATCCTTCCGGCAGATTATTTATCAGTATCCTACTGAACGGTTTGATCACACTGGCTGAAATTGTCGGCGGAATATTCTCCAACAGCCTGGCATTGATTTCTGATGCCATTCATAACCTGGGTGATACCCTTGCCTTGATACTTGCCTGGTTGGCGAATAATGTAAGTGGCAAAAAACCCAATGCCAGACGCACCTTTGGGTATAAACGATTTGAAATACTTTCGGCGTTCATGAATGCATCGATTCTGACGGCGATTTCCATTTATCTTATTTATGAAGCCATTCTGCGCTTTCTTCATCCGGAACCTATCCGGTCAGCTCTTATGCTCATTATTGCAGTCATCGGGTTGGTTGCCAACCTTATCTCCATGCTGTTTCTGCGCGGTGACTCGAATAAAAGCCTGAATATAAAAGCACCATATGTGCATCTGCTGGGCGACACACTATCTTCGGGTGCAGTGATTGGAGGCGCCATCCTTATCTATTTCACAAAGGTTGTATGGATTGATCCGGTGTTAACACTTATCATCAGTGTAGTGATTATTTTTCAAGCATTTAAAATCTTACGCGAATCTATTAATATTTTAATGCAAAGCGCACCCGAAAATCTTAATTTGGATGAGATCAAAATTTATCTTGAAAAACATCCATTGATCCGGAATATCCATCATGTTCACTGCTGGCAACTCCAGGATCATGACATTCTTTTCGAAGCTCATATTGAAACATCAGAAGATCTGTTGCTGAGTGAATCTTGTGAATTACTGAAAGAAGTTGAGGACATTTTAAGAAAAAATTTTCATATTACTCATACAACACTCCAGGTAGAATTTAATGTTTGTGGCGATAAAGCGATGATCAAACAGCCATAA
- a CDS encoding class I SAM-dependent methyltransferase codes for MSEFDQKAQEWDNNQMHLERTKAVAKQLIEMVHITPNMKALEFGAGTGLLSFYLKDRFSEITLVDSSREMLKMAEQKMETSDHSKFKTLFLNLEMEEYSGDPFDIIYSQMVLHHIKDINAIFKKFYHLLMPGGILAIADLYQEDGSFHDGDVNVHRGFDPQELNTFLIQQGFHDGQIVPCFVIQKEVSAEKINEYPIFLMTAFR; via the coding sequence ATGAGCGAATTCGATCAAAAGGCACAAGAGTGGGATAATAATCAGATGCATCTTGAACGTACTAAGGCAGTTGCCAAACAACTAATTGAAATGGTTCACATCACACCAAACATGAAGGCTTTGGAGTTTGGCGCTGGTACCGGATTACTCAGTTTTTACCTGAAAGACCGGTTTTCGGAAATTACCCTGGTAGATAGCTCCCGGGAAATGCTTAAAATGGCTGAACAAAAGATGGAGACTAGTGATCATTCAAAATTCAAAACATTGTTTTTAAATCTTGAAATGGAAGAATACAGTGGTGATCCGTTCGATATCATCTACAGCCAAATGGTACTGCATCATATTAAGGATATAAATGCCATCTTCAAGAAGTTTTATCATTTATTAATGCCCGGAGGAATATTGGCAATTGCTGACCTTTACCAGGAGGACGGTTCATTCCATGATGGCGATGTGAATGTTCACCGAGGATTTGACCCGCAGGAGTTGAATACATTTCTCATTCAACAAGGTTTCCATGACGGTCAAATTGTACCTTGCTTTGTTATCCAGAAAGAGGTCTCCGCAGAAAAAATTAATGAGTACCCGATTTTTTTAATGACAGCATTTAGGTAG